The Pyrus communis chromosome 14, drPyrComm1.1, whole genome shotgun sequence sequence TGAATTGGTACAATATTTTCTAGTTTAGGAACACTAGTTTATTACAATgtgtcacaattttttttttctaatgttTTCCAATTTAGGCATTTACAAGAAAATAACTAGAGGcagttaaataaatttaatgaactaaaatataataaattaaaaattaatggGGAGGCATTCAATATaacattaaatattaaaacaaaaatataatgtgAATTTGATTTTTTGGCTTTGAATTGAATATGAATTTGATTAAGTACACATCAAATGACTAAAATTAATATGTAATCCAACaccaatatttttctttttaaccaCAGCAAGTGGCCCAGTGGTAAGAGCGAGGACTGTGGCTCccctataaacaaaaaaatgtgggagGTCCCGGGTTCGATATGTTTCGAGTTGATGAGTTTGCTTGATTGTGGCAACGAATAAGGTGAAATTCCCCATAATCTCTTCGGGGCTCCCGAAGGAGGTGGATAACCGTgacttgccaccagttgtccccccttttaaaagaaaaaaaaaacatcaattttttttgtcaaaatttcagtcttttttcaagaattaaaattcaaaaaccccTAAATTTCATTTAAACATAATCAGTCGATTTGCTTTTTcttatttgagttttattaacAATATATATAGTAGGTCTCTGTTATATTATAACTTTTCATACAAAGTCACCTTAGTTAAAGTGAGATCTTTCTTcgtttaaaacttaaatttatttGATAAAGAAATTAATCCTTTGATTCTGATATTAATAAAACTAAATCCTGATTTGAACtttaaagaaagagagaaagaaggggggggggggggggaaaacAAAGAAGATATCCAGGATGATAATTTAGTGATTTAACTTTTAACCTTCAAAGATTTTTGAGCATTTTGctatatgtataaatattggCATCTCTCACTGAAATTAAGCCACAACAACAACCACCCAAAAAATAGAAGCCATTGACCATATGGCCAAACCAATAAGCCTTCTCTTCATTTTATGTGCAACCTTGTTTCTCTTGAGTACAACTATTACTCTTGTACTTGGGAATAAACCCAATGGCTTCACCATGAGGCTGATCCACCGTGACTCCCCCGACTCACCCTTCTACCCCGGCAACCTTACCCATGCTCAAACCATTGAACTACTTGTTCGTTGAACCAAACCTCGCGCGCAATACCTTTCTACCATTCGTTCTTTGAAAAGAGGTATCAGCACAAATAGTACCATAAGTCCTAACCTTCTTCGCCCGAAGGCTGAATTTGAGCTTCACGGTGTGATGGCCACGTTCCTCGTTGAGGTAGGCATTGGCAACTTCCCAACTAGAACCCCAAAATACGTGCCATACTTCTTAGGATTTGACACAGGCAGCGACACCATATGGACACAGTGCGAAGGTTGCAATAGAACCGGCCACTGCTTCCACCAGGTTCAACCCATCTTTCctaagagcagttccagcgTGGTGGAGGCCCCCTAGGACTATCCACCCAGTGAATAGTAACTGCTCTTAATAAATAGTAACCGTATTTTGCATCTCTACCCTTACACTGAATAGCCCTGATAAttggttattttatttatttataaaataatacaaaataattttatttgtaatttcggataagattttttatCGTTTTCGTTGCGCTATGTGTCATTATTCGAAAAGACaataacaataaaatattagtatagaaaagtaaaatcaattttttttttcggatttttaataattttttacatttttaaattttttttattcacctaattaatctataccgttggatttaaacaaatttgaattccaacactccaaattGTGCCATATGGCACAACGGTaacatttctgattttttttaaaatttttaaagttgaataacgtggaccgttgatctcagatccaacagctgatattaaataagattttttttattttttattaccgttggaaatccaacagtccaCAATTTGTAGCTGTTGAAATCCAACGAACGtggggaagccacgtggctctCCAACGGTAACAAAAAATTAGTGTACCGCGGACCCCTTTTCTGACTTTCTGTCCCCTGACATGCGCTCACGCGCGCTTGAATACAACgcgcctgacagaaaaaaaaaaattaaaacaagcgCTGACCTCAAACTCACCTCAGGCACTCGGGCCTGCCTGGGCTCCCTCGCCAGCCAACGCTCGACTTCCTCCCTGGGGCAATCAGGCCCTGTGCTGAACTTTCCGGCCTGTCCACAGAGGCCGCACTTCTATCAAGTTCAGAGAAGAATACCTTGACAATTCATCCGTGAGTGGAATTGCGGGACGTGAAACCTTCACTTTTGGTTCAGTAGCTGTTCGTGATATAGTTTTTGGGTGTGCAACCGACTGTTCGTGATATAGTTTTTGGGTGTGCAACCGACTGTATTGGTTTCGGTCGTTACGACAGAATCCCAGGAAATCGTCTCGCGGGAATAATGGGTGCAGCTTGGGGTTCATCTTCTATAATAGGCCAGTTACATGAAAAAAGGGTAATCAGCGGTAGTTTTTCTTACTGCATGCCGGCATTTGGGCAAGATATCGGCGCTCCACCTTCTACTTTCTTGCGTTTCGGGGATGACATTCCCCGAAGACAAGGCATGTCTACAACAAGTTTGGTGGAGTACCGTGGGGAAAGTCACTACTACGTCAACTTAGTAGGCATAATACCTAGAGAAGTCTTTGTTCGTAGGGGACACAACACCGGGACCATCATAGATTCCGGGGCAGATTGATCAGTACTCGTTGGCACCGCTTTCAACGTGCTGGAACAAGGCTTAACGAACCTATTTCGTCAAAAAGGTTATATAAAAATGTTAAACTGTATGGTTTTTATTTGTAAGGTTAACCCCTTTATATATGTACATCACAAAGTATTGGGTTTCAAGAATTAGGACTCGTCCTTTGGAGAGTAAGAAAGGCTAATCTACAATTAATTACAATGCTTGTGTGACAAGAAAACCCAACTGGATCTTATTGTATCAGGTTATCACCCAGTTCCGCCTATGTTTAGCCTTGATGTGTGCTTTTCAAGACCTCCCTCTGTAGGTTATCGACAGCTTCCGAGCATCAGCTTCGTGTTTAGTGACGGTGCGTCTCTTGAAGTTCCGGCTCGCAACTTGTTTGTACTGGGGGATGCCGGGGTAAACAAATTTTTTTGCCTGGTAATGTTACCGGGCCCAGACGGAAGTTCTTTGATTGGAGCCTACCAGCAGGGAAATATGCATGTCATTTACGACATCCAAAACAAGAAACTGCATTTTGGCTTAGAACTTTGCAATAATAATTCATGAGGAGTCAAGAGTCTCACGACACCATCATGCATGTTACTTTATATTCTTATGGAAATTAAACATGATttcaataaaaaagaataagttAAGTTTCATCCATTCATAGCAATTTTATAAGCTTATCCATTCATAGCCAGAATCCCATGAACATGGGTGAAtttgggggagagagagagagaggggggggggggggtggggggtgtTGCGTGTGGCTTTTGGTGAGTCAGGAGTGTGATTGAATTCGGAAGGGATTATGTACATATCTCGTCAAGTAGAGAAAATCAAATCACGTGTAGTTCAATATGTGAACTTTGGAGAGCAAAATGCTACTGGTTCATCGAACCAAATCTCGCGCGTATTACCTTTCAACCATTTGTTCTTTGAAAAGACATATCAAAACTAATAGCACCATAAGTTCAAACCTTCTTCGCCCCAAGGCCGAATTTGAGGGTCATAGCGTGATTGGCACGTTCTTTGTTGAGGCAGGCATAGGCAACTTCCCAACTAGAACCCGAAAATACATACCATACTTCTTAGGCTTTGACACCGGCAGCGATTGCATATGGACACAACGCGAAGGTTACAATAAAAGTGGCCACTGCTTCCACCAGGTTCAACCCATTTTCCAAATATTCAGTCCACCGTTTTCCGGCCTATCCTCAACTGCCGCAGTCCTGTTAAATTCATAGAACAATACTATCCGTAAGCGGAATTGCAGGCCATGAAACCTTCACTTTTGGTTCAGAAGCTGTTAGTGGCATAACTTTTGGGTTGGCAACCGACTGTCTAGGTTTCGAACTATACGATAAAATCCAGGCAATCGTATGGCAGGAATGATGGGTGCAGCTTGGGGTCCGGATTCCATAATAACCCAATTACATGGCCGTGGAGAGATCATCTGTTATTTTTCATACTGCCTTCCATCGTTTGGACAATATATCGGCGCTCCACCTTCTACTTTCTTGCGTTTTGGGGATGACGGTCCCCAAAAAACAAGGCCTTTCTACAAGAAATTTGGTGAAGTACCCTAGGGACAGAAAACAACTTACATGAAAGAAGTTTACTGTCACGTAGCATTCTAATATACATTAatgtggaaaaaaaacttgaacaTGATAATGCCTTATTAGTTAAGAAACGTCACGTGATGTGAATTATTCAAACAAACCCGTTCTTCGGGATAAACTACCACGTCAACTTGGCGGGCATAAGATTTGCGGGTAAACCACTTCAAATGCCCAATTTTCAACCATAGGAGCCTACCAGCTGAGAAATCTACGTGAATAGAAAGCTATGAGTTATACTCACAACATCATTTTTTGAACTTACAATTTTGCCCCTCAATGTCGACTGAAAAGTCCCACATGAATAAGACGCAGTGGTGGGTGTCTGGTTCTGAAATGTCCCACGTTTACTAGATTACAAGAACCATGTTTATGATGTTGTGCTGAAAGAGATCTTTTCAATTGacattacaacaacaacaaagttttTTCCTATTAAATGGTGACCACTTAGTAAAAAAATGCTTTGTTGTTATAATGTCGATTGAAAATATCTCTTTCAGCACAACATCATAAACATGGGTCTCGTAATCTAGTAAACGTGGGACATTTCAGAACCAGACACCCACCACCGCATCTTATTGTGCCTCTCTTATCTTTGCTTAGGTTTGCAAGTTGTGTTTGGTCAATGATGACACTTCAACTTTGGATTTATGTAATTCTGGAATTTATTCTTCCGTTTTTTGAAACCGATGTATCGATAATTTACAGAACAAATGCGTAAGGCTCGGCGCACTGTCATGACCAACTAGAATAACCTATGTCTTCGAAGTTACATAAGATGCTTTGTACATTTCTATTATCCCTTTTGATCACTACAAAGGGAGAAGCCTAATACAAGTACAAGATGGTTCATCTTTCAGAAATAAGCAAGCAAAGGGTCCGAACTACAGCTTCAAAAGCTACATACAAGATTAACAATAAATAGCCGTAATCTAACTTTAATAGCATCTTAATTTTCTCAGGAACTGCATACCAGTGTTTTGTTGACCCTAGCAAAATGTTCTAACTTCTTGTCCGGATTGATCTCAGTAAAAACTCTTTTCATCTGATTGTCAAAGCTGTTGAAGAAGAaggtgatgtgtgaatgggaGGCAACAAAAGTCTGGTCTAGTGTCATATTTTCTTGCCATTCTATCAGCAATCCATCTTCGCGAAACGTCCTTTAATTCTCGTCCTACTTTCTGCTCGAACCTTCCGTGATTCGTATCTGATTTGTTTCTCATACCTGGTTTTTGTTTCCAAGCAACATATACGTCAATTGACAAGGTCCAAAGACGATGACAGATCAAGCAGAAATGGAGGTGCGTAAATAATTAAGGTTATAGTTACATCACAACAACCACTAGATGGGCAGACACAGCCAACCATTGACGAAAGGAATTCATAACTTTCCCTAATTCCGAACTTTTCCTTCAATCAGTCGAAATATCAGATGATCCCCCACAAAAGATTCAACAAGTCTTcgaatataaaaagaaaaggccTCCGTTACTAAACATATATTTGAAATGTCCAACACGATGATGTTTCTGAGTTCTCCTAAACATCGTGTTCGTTCCaaattctctttctttctgATACAACAATATTATACTCTAACTGGATTTTACAGTGTCGATGCCTATTAGTTTCAAACTTCTAGTTGTCAACATGAATTGAGCACATAAAAGACGTAAAATCTTAGTCTTCCTTACTGCAATAAAACAAATTCCTAACTTTATGAAAAGCTTTTAATCAACTCTAGAATCCGAAACAGTAAACTCATAGAACCTCAGAATGTCATTGGCTCAAAACGATTTTCGCAAACCTCTAATCAATTTCTAACTCAGAAAAGATACTTGTGTAGAAATGGGGATGTAATACCtccttgttttcttcttctccttgtaccgCGAGAGAGCGGTCTCTCTGTTTTGACAACTTATCTCATGTGGAACAACTTTCGGAAAACCTGAAGAGGCTTCAGAGTTCTTTTGCCCTCCATGACCCTCATTAGCACGACTTCCAGTGCCATCGTTGTACGAATGTTTGTCAGGAACTACAAAGCAATCCTGAATGTAGCTCCTCATTGATGTTTTCAGGCACGAATCATGATTTTCAGCCTTGAAACCATTATACTGCGATTCATGTGCCTACATGAAAGGAACACGGTTAACCATTTttcaacttaaaactaaaagtacTACAAAATAGACTCACACCTCCAGCGCAGGAAATGCAGTTGGCTCTGCATCATGTCCAAAACCTGTGAAGAAACTTGCTGGTTGCGTATTTGGTTCGGACGCGAGGGATTGGAATCCCTTTCGGGATTTAACATCCACATCTTCGCTAAACAGGTTGGGTTCCGACTTGACAAGCACACGAAGCTGATGAATTATCTCTTCCTTGTGTTGGCCACAAGCAGCATTGCGATTCTGATACAACAACAATATTCTTAACCGTGCCAAAAATTGCAGTAAAGGATAGATAAATCCAAGTTCCATACTTTGGACTctataaattcaaaatttcggTATATTTTTGTAAAACAAAAACTGAATATTTACCCGAAAtcttgagaggaaaaaaaaaaaagaaaaagaaaaaaacaagtaaTCTagaaatattacttgaaaattatttcttttgGGAAGGGGAGAGAAGAACATCATTGAACTTTGCTTCTACTGAAAATGTATGAAAGAAATAGTAAAAGTTGTTAAAAATACGCAGATGTGTGTTAGGCCAGTTAGTTAAAGAGTGTGCTCGCCCCTTGCGAGGCGGCTTCCGTAGATTAGAGTAACTTAGAATACAGTACTCCCGAAAAGgtaaacaaaggaaaaaaggagGTTAAAATACAGACCTTGGGCAGAGGAGGAACTCCCATGGCCTGAAATTTGTAAGCCGGATTGCTAACGATCAAATCATCAAGACTAACAACAGAGGGAGTATCCCAAACCAGAAAGTCTGAAAACCCATCTTCCAAATCCGAAAAGCCATCAACCCCACATCCCAAAAACCCACCACCACCTCCGCCGCCTCGGCCGCCGCCGCCCTCATCACTCAAAAGCAGAGTTTTTTTATCCATATTCTCAAACCCAACAACCGCAAGCAACTCACTCAAACAAGGACACCCAGAAAACCCCTCCAGCGGCCTCCTATCGTGCACGGCCGTCGCCGCCGTGGACGACGAAATGTTGTGGCTTTCCCAGTCACAGTTCTGGCACAGAACAGAGCCCTCCGTCGTGCAAAAAATGGAGGCAGGGGATTTATCACATGCGTCGCAGAGCAGCGAGCGAGTGTGCTTCGTGAAAAGCTGATTGGCCGAGTGGACCTCGCGGTCGCAGGAGAAGCAGAGCTTGGCGGAGTCCGCTCTGCAGTACAGCAGCGCCATTGAAGTCCCACAGTAATCACAGACGCGCTTCCGGGTCGCTCCAGGTTCTTCATTTCTCGTACCACCATTCATTTCTCCCTCTCCAAATTTTTCTGGGTTCTGGATTTTCAGGTGTCTGTACAAATCTCTCTGGACCTTCAAACTTTTCTGAGTTTTCAGATTTTTGTATAAATCTCTCTGCTTTTTGTGTCCTtcctttttatttgaattttcttatCCCTTTTTTTATCCAAAGTTTGGAAATATTTTCGTTACTTGGTGAAGAAGAAGGAATATTAAACAAGGAGTGAGGTATTCACACAttctattttactttttacacaattcttgttaatttttatttattgattttctttaatttatttgatccgacggtcgaaaattagaagaatatatgaaaagtaaaatgagaCATGTGAATATCACATTATTTAAGGTTCATTGATCTGTAGCTGCtttttctttgaatgtaaagttcttttaaaatgatttaaagtatttttacgtaaaataatttaaattttgaaaacacatctggtgtttttttataaaaagtacgTAACTTTTGGTTATTGTGAGAAGcactaaaagcacttttgaatcattttaaaaacacggATTCAAAAGTAGTTCTCAAGGAAAGTGAGATTTTTAACCTTTGGGTTTAGCAGTTGCAGTAATTATGACTGTTTTTTGCTCAGAGAAAAGGTGGGATTTGGAAGTTGCTAGTTGATACTTGACAGCAGAGGATGAAGGTAAAGGTTAAACAGTTGGGGGTGACGTCTCTCCTATTTGTGTGGACTGTGAATAAAagggaataaaataaataaaaaatcagaagAAGGTTCAAGTTTTGGGACCTTCGAGCTTCGATGTTTCATATGGCGGCTGACCTTCCATGTCGATGGAATTGGATTCATCCGGATTCGTTTTGTGGGGTTTTTAagaattttcatattttggttATTTATCGTTTATCGTGtgattagaaattatttaattttttatttaaattaaacataaatagtatcgGAAGAAAATTGATCGTACGATAGACGATAAacaattaaaatgtaaaaatctCTAAGATCTCATAATGTGAATTCAGAGAAGATCTTCAGGTCGACGGTCTTTATTTTTGAAAGAGCTCCAAAagaactaataaaaaattgaacaaaatcaTAAAGTAATGAGTGATATCTCTTTCTGAAGTTTGAGTTCTAGTCCAAGTAGTTTACTCCAATTTTTACTTTCATTCAGAATCTTTGCTTTGTCATATATCCGTTTTGAGTAATCCTTAgtctaaatttataaaatcaatttacaaattaaattatgtataatttaatcaacttttatgttatttaatttataaaatttagtcttCTTAACGTTACTCCTTAGTCTTATAGTTTTGTTGCTTTCAGTTCAATTCGTCAAAGTTGTTTTTTCTTAGTTTTGCACATTTTATCATTTGAAAACTCAAATTGGAAGAAGTTTTGGCTTATTTGACGAAATAGAATGACGGTattaacaaaatgaaattacaatAGAACAAACTACAAAGGCAAAAGTGAACGTTCGAATAAACTACAGAGATTCATAGTGCAATTAACAAAGCATGCATATGaagtaaacaaaataaatgtGAATAACACCATTCTTTTTATAATCAATATGCACTCTGCGAACGTTGtcataatagttttttttttaaggaaaactaatgaaaagttaaaaaactttagttttaatgaaaaatgacaaataaatgtgtagtGAATAGTGTCAgagaaatgtaaaaatataatttttcgttaaaaataaataatataaaaaatgtttcgttaaaactcgtttatttttttattacctaaacacatttttagtaaaaaataaatatgccCTCAAGATAGTTCTCTCAAACTACAAGTTAGTGATGTAATCAATGATATCATGAATTGAAGATATGATCACAAGCCTCATCAATGGGGTCTACTTCATCAATTCATCAACAGCCTTGTTGTCTACGAACGGGTCAACACATCATAAAGTTGAAGATGCACACAGACAATCCACCACGTCAATCACCTCTATTCACTGCTTTGTCTCACCACTAAAGTTGGTCCAAATTCATTTTCTTGGGTGACCAATTCCAATTTGTGCACCAAAATTCATGTGAGAGGAGAGATGTCAATTTTCAGTACCTTGTGGCCCAAGTTCTCAACCCTCAATCTTGTAAAAGACTCCGCCCCTATATCCTATGGTCCGTTCTTTTTTCAAGGCTCTTGTCACGCTTGTCGACAACCCGTCGAACTTAGATGAATATTCATGGATATCTTGGATGCTGACCTTTCGAACTTTGATGAATGTTCATGGATACTTTGAGTGCTGCCTTTTTGAAGATTAGAGTTGGCTTCATACATGCCCTCCAACCGACTTCAGGCCTACCAAGACTCGATGAATGTCCATGGATATCTTAGGTGCTGCCCCTTGCATACATTAACAGGTGTGCAATATGCCTTTTCAAATAACTTTAGGCTTACCAAAACTCAATGAAATGACGATTGCATgctatttttggtaaaaaaaaatttgccggATGCGTGCGCTATTCTTACCAACCCCCCTAATATTATTTCCTGGATCCACCACTGTCGCCGGCGGAAGAAAAAAATCAAGTCACGCAGTCTCCCGAAGTCAATCCTTGGTTGATCTCCAAGTTCTGGTTTCTGCCTGATCTGATAATAGAAGTACTTGTGCCATCTCAACATCAATTCGCATTTGATGGTTATTTTACTTGAACATTTTCATTACGCTTGTAGACAGACGGAAAGCAAGCAGAAAGGGATTGGTTTGGCTTGGCTGAATGCCCGCATTCCACTTCCAACACATAAACACCATGGCAACATCACCTTCGGTGCCTTCAGTCAAGTGCAAAGCAGCAGCTGAAACTACTCGGAATGCAAGAAAAGAAACTACTTCACAGGGCAAAGTCCGCCATTGTCCCTTCACTTAGGGCTGTGAATCAGGGCCTAGCTGTTAAGAGAGAGGTCTGACAGCCACACCGCTGCGTAGTGTTTACCTTTACCAATCCATTCATGCAGTCAACTAAAGAGAAATGTTACAATTTATGTTGTTCGATTTGAAAAACTACCATTACAGCGTCTTACAATCATAAGTAAGAAATAGCGTCTTATAATCATGAGGCAGGCATGACAAATTGCTCACTGGCAATTACCACAGAGATTTCACGAAAACATAACTCAATTCAGGCTATTCAAGTTCTCCTATCGCTTCGATTACTCAATGATTTGATATTAATTGGATGAACCAACGGAACATAGTCAATTACAGCAGCTGTAGATTCTTTCACGCACTTGGTGTACACGCGGCAGAGGCACGATAGGACAATTCTGGTCCAAACCGATGAAAGCATAGCCAAAAGAGTCTAATCTGCACTGCATCGCCTTCGCATATTCATTAACCCTTCTAATCAACGGAATGTCATTGATGATTTGTAGGTCTATCTATTACTCTGGTGTTGTATGAATTGCAGTTGCCGCACTTGTGTCCAAATATGTGAAAGGGGGCTTTGCTAGTTGTGTTGCAGTCGTTGCAAAGAATTGATACCTGGCAAAAAGCATTACAAGTGCAACTTTTTACATTCCATTTTTTCCCGAAATGGTATAGTATATAGATACGCTTACACTTAGGTGAGGAAAAAGAATCACATAATAAATAGAAAAGCAATTGTAAGTTGACAATTTCTGTATGTGTCGGACTATGCTGATAAAATATTGCATCTAAAAATTCATTTCTTCTAGACCGAAAAACGATTTGTGTAAAAGCATGCAATGATCAAAGACCTCATCAATGAAAGCCAATTACAAGGCCTGTAGATGCACAAGGTCTGTAAACTATGGCTA is a genomic window containing:
- the LOC137714656 gene encoding aspartic proteinase nepenthesin-2-like; this translates as MATFLVEVGIGNFPTRTPKYVPYFLGFDTGSDTIWTQCEGCNRTGHCFHQFLGVQPTVRDIVFGCATDCIGFGRYDRIPGNRLAGIMGAAWGSSSIIGQLHEKRVISGSFSYCMPAFGQDIGAPPSTFLRFGDDIPRRQGMSTTSLVEYRGESHYYVNLVGIIPREVFVRRGHNTGTIIDSGAD
- the LOC137715434 gene encoding zinc finger protein CONSTANS-LIKE 13-like — translated: MNGGTRNEEPGATRKRVCDYCGTSMALLYCRADSAKLCFSCDREVHSANQLFTKHTRSLLCDACDKSPASIFCTTEGSVLCQNCDWESHNISSSTAATAVHDRRPLEGFSGCPCLSELLAVVGFENMDKKTLLLSDEGGGGRGGGGGGGFLGCGVDGFSDLEDGFSDFLVWDTPSVVSLDDLIVSNPAYKFQAMGVPPLPKNRNAACGQHKEEIIHQLRVLVKSEPNLFSEDVDVKSRKGFQSLASEPNTQPASFFTGFGHDAEPTAFPALEAHESQYNGFKAENHDSCLKTSMRSYIQDCFVVPDKHSYNDGTGSRANEGHGGQKNSEASSGFPKVVPHEISCQNRETALSRYKEKKKTRRYEKQIRYESRKVRAESRTRIKGRFAKMDC